In one window of Pseudooceanicola aestuarii DNA:
- the cyoE gene encoding heme o synthase: MTDASITTQAHEKDAGFSDYFALLKPRVMSLVVFTAAVGLLAAPVAVHPFVAFCAVLFIAVGGGASGALNMWYDADIDAVMKRTASRPVPSGRVTAQDALAIGLTLSGFAVVMLGLAANWVAAGLLAFTIFFYAVIYTMWLKRWTPQNIVIGGAAGAFPPMIGWAVATGGVSVESVLMFALIFMWTPPHFWALALFMKSDYEAAGVPMLTVTHGRKSTRKHILVYTLLLVPVALAVAATSIGGPIYLAVSLVLNALFLKGAVDIWRRDEDAAQADGYRVEKRVFALSLLYLFLHFSAILVQAVLTRFGMGGW; the protein is encoded by the coding sequence ATGACGGATGCCAGCATCACGACGCAAGCGCATGAAAAAGACGCCGGATTCAGCGATTATTTCGCCCTGCTGAAACCGCGGGTCATGTCTCTGGTCGTCTTCACCGCGGCGGTGGGCCTTCTGGCCGCGCCCGTGGCGGTGCATCCTTTCGTGGCCTTCTGTGCAGTGCTGTTCATCGCCGTGGGCGGTGGCGCCTCGGGCGCGCTGAACATGTGGTATGACGCCGATATCGACGCGGTGATGAAACGCACGGCGTCGCGGCCCGTGCCCTCGGGCCGGGTGACGGCGCAGGACGCGCTGGCCATCGGTCTGACCCTCAGCGGGTTTGCCGTTGTGATGCTGGGGCTGGCGGCGAATTGGGTCGCGGCGGGACTGCTGGCCTTTACCATTTTCTTCTATGCCGTGATCTACACCATGTGGCTGAAACGCTGGACGCCGCAGAACATCGTCATCGGTGGCGCGGCGGGGGCCTTTCCGCCGATGATCGGCTGGGCGGTGGCGACCGGCGGTGTCTCCGTCGAATCCGTGCTGATGTTTGCCCTGATCTTCATGTGGACCCCGCCCCATTTCTGGGCGCTGGCGCTGTTCATGAAGTCCGATTACGAGGCTGCCGGCGTACCGATGCTGACCGTGACTCACGGTCGCAAATCCACGCGCAAGCATATCCTTGTTTACACATTGCTGTTGGTGCCCGTGGCGCTGGCGGTAGCTGCGACCTCCATAGGGGGGCCGATCTATCTGGCGGTGTCGCTGGTGCTGAACGCGCTGTTCCTGAAAGGTGCCGTCGATATCTGGCGCCGGGACGAAGACGCCGCGCAAGCGGACGGCTACCGCGTGGAGAAGCGCGTCTTTGCGCTGTCGCTGCTCTACCTCTTCCTGCATTTCAGCGCGATCCTCGTGCAGGCGGTTCTGACCCGTTTCGGCATGGGGGGCTGGTAG
- a CDS encoding M16 family metallopeptidase — protein sequence MTVNLTTLSNGFRIVTEAMPGLQSASIGVWVGAGGRHERPEQNGIAHFLEHMAFKGTTRRNALQIAEVIEDVGGYINAYTSREVTAYYARVLKDDVPLALDVIADILRNSIFDTREIEVERGVILSEIGQALDTPDDIIFDWLQERAYPEQPLGRTILGPEDRVSSFARADFAAFVAEHYGPEQMVLSAAGAVDHDAIVAAAETLFGDMKPLPAMQTEAARFEGGEYRREKVLEQAHVAIGFESPDYRSSDAYVAQVYAAALGGGMSSRLFQELREKRGLCYTIFAQAGAYADSGMTTIYAGTSGASMAELPLLVLDEMRRAADDFSQAETDRARAQMKAGMLMGLEGASSRAERLARMVQIWGRVPPLTEVVEKIDAVTVAELRAYGARMAQRAPMALALYGPVAQAPDFEGLVARRAA from the coding sequence TTGACCGTAAACCTTACTACGCTGTCCAATGGCTTCCGGATCGTCACCGAGGCGATGCCGGGGCTGCAATCCGCCTCCATCGGTGTCTGGGTCGGCGCCGGCGGCCGGCATGAGCGCCCCGAACAGAACGGGATCGCGCATTTTCTGGAACACATGGCCTTCAAGGGCACGACGCGGCGCAACGCGCTTCAGATCGCGGAGGTGATCGAGGACGTCGGCGGCTATATCAACGCCTATACCTCCCGCGAGGTGACCGCCTATTACGCCCGCGTGCTGAAAGACGACGTGCCGCTGGCGCTGGACGTGATCGCCGATATCCTGCGCAACTCCATCTTCGACACCCGCGAGATCGAGGTGGAACGCGGCGTGATCCTGTCGGAGATCGGGCAGGCGCTGGACACGCCCGATGACATCATCTTTGACTGGTTGCAGGAACGTGCCTATCCCGAACAGCCGCTGGGCCGCACCATCCTGGGGCCGGAGGACCGGGTCAGCAGCTTTGCCCGCGCCGATTTCGCGGCCTTTGTCGCCGAACATTACGGACCGGAACAGATGGTTCTGTCCGCAGCGGGGGCCGTGGATCATGACGCCATCGTCGCCGCGGCGGAGACATTGTTTGGCGATATGAAGCCGTTGCCGGCCATGCAGACAGAGGCCGCCCGCTTCGAAGGCGGCGAATACCGCCGCGAAAAGGTGCTGGAACAGGCCCATGTCGCCATCGGCTTCGAAAGCCCGGACTACCGCAGCAGCGACGCCTATGTCGCGCAGGTCTACGCGGCGGCGTTGGGCGGGGGCATGTCCTCGCGCCTGTTTCAGGAACTGCGGGAGAAACGTGGCCTGTGCTACACCATATTTGCGCAGGCAGGTGCCTATGCCGACAGCGGCATGACGACGATTTATGCCGGGACGTCCGGTGCATCGATGGCCGAATTGCCGCTGCTGGTGCTGGATGAGATGCGGCGCGCTGCGGATGACTTCTCGCAGGCCGAAACCGATCGCGCGCGCGCCCAGATGAAGGCCGGGATGCTGATGGGGCTGGAGGGGGCGTCGTCGCGTGCCGAACGTCTGGCGCGCATGGTGCAGATCTGGGGCCGGGTACCGCCACTGACCGAAGTGGTCGAGAAGATCGACGCCGTCACCGTCGCGGAACTGCGGGCCTATGGCGCACGGATGGCGCAGCGGGCGCCGATGGCGCTGGCGCTGTACGGGCCGGTGGCACAGGCGCCCGATTTCGAAGGGCTGGTTGCCCGCCGCGCTGCCTGA
- the thrC gene encoding threonine synthase, with the protein MKYISTRGQAPELTFEEAMLTGLARDGGLYVPAEVPRFTAEQIAAMAGQSYEDVAFSVMSPFVGESFSAEELRGCIARAYADFGHAARAPLVQLAPNHFLLELFHGPTLAFKDFAMQLIGQLFQTALKRSGRRVCIVGATSGDTGSAAIEAFRGLDNVDVFILYPHGRVSEVQRRQMTTPSESNVHALAMDGHFDDCQARVKDMFNDFAFRDAVGLAGVNSINWARVLAQVVYYFTAAVSLGAPGRAVSFTVPTGNFGDIFAGYIARKMGLPIEKLVVATNQNDILHRCLTTGAYRPDGVIPSISPSMDIQVSSNFERVLFDAYGRDGTAVAQLMEELKQGGFSVSQGALQSLGEQFLSGRASEEETTQTITRLRGTTGEILCPHSAVAVKVAEDLRDPHVPMVTLATAHPAKFPDAVEAATGLRPALPPRMADLFDRDERVTRIGNDLGAIETLIRERVSN; encoded by the coding sequence ATGAAATACATTTCGACCCGCGGGCAAGCGCCCGAACTGACATTCGAAGAGGCGATGCTGACCGGGTTGGCGCGTGACGGCGGCCTTTACGTGCCTGCCGAGGTGCCCCGATTCACCGCAGAGCAGATCGCCGCGATGGCGGGGCAAAGCTACGAGGACGTGGCCTTTTCCGTGATGTCGCCCTTTGTTGGCGAAAGCTTCTCGGCGGAAGAATTGCGCGGTTGCATTGCCCGCGCCTATGCGGATTTCGGCCATGCTGCCCGCGCGCCGCTGGTCCAGCTGGCGCCAAACCACTTCCTTCTGGAACTGTTCCACGGCCCGACACTGGCGTTCAAGGATTTCGCCATGCAGCTGATCGGCCAGCTGTTCCAGACGGCGCTGAAGCGTTCGGGTCGCCGGGTCTGCATCGTCGGCGCGACCTCCGGTGATACTGGGTCCGCCGCGATCGAGGCGTTTCGCGGATTGGACAATGTCGATGTTTTCATCCTGTATCCGCATGGCCGGGTCAGCGAGGTGCAGCGCCGGCAGATGACCACACCGTCGGAATCCAACGTGCATGCGCTGGCGATGGATGGCCACTTCGACGATTGCCAGGCCCGCGTTAAGGATATGTTCAACGATTTCGCGTTTCGTGATGCGGTGGGGCTGGCGGGCGTCAATTCCATCAACTGGGCGCGGGTGCTGGCGCAGGTCGTGTACTACTTCACCGCCGCCGTATCGCTGGGCGCGCCGGGCCGTGCGGTCAGCTTCACGGTGCCGACGGGCAATTTCGGCGATATCTTCGCGGGCTATATCGCCCGCAAGATGGGCCTGCCGATCGAGAAGCTGGTGGTCGCGACCAACCAGAATGACATCCTGCACCGGTGCCTGACCACCGGGGCGTATCGGCCCGACGGCGTGATCCCGTCGATCAGCCCATCTATGGACATTCAGGTCAGCTCCAATTTCGAGCGGGTCTTGTTCGATGCCTATGGGCGCGACGGCACCGCCGTGGCGCAGCTGATGGAGGAGCTGAAACAAGGCGGGTTCAGCGTCAGCCAGGGGGCGCTTCAATCCCTGGGAGAGCAGTTCCTCTCCGGTCGCGCGTCGGAGGAAGAAACGACGCAGACCATCACCCGCCTGCGCGGCACGACCGGCGAAATCCTGTGCCCGCATAGCGCGGTGGCGGTCAAGGTTGCGGAAGACCTGCGCGATCCCCATGTGCCGATGGTCACGCTGGCCACCGCGCATCCGGCGAAATTCCCCGACGCGGTCGAGGCTGCGACGGGCCTGCGCCCCGCGCTGCCGCCACGCATGGCCGATCTCTTTGATCGTGATGAACGTGTGACCCGGATCGGCAATGATCTGGGCGCCATCGAAACACTCATTCGGGAACGGGTATCGAATTGA
- a CDS encoding SURF1 family protein → MARETKRIIGALVLGVLGVGVLLALGGWQLQRLEWKTEVLTQMEAQISGEPQSLPDRALPERDRFLPVAVEGQLGDRVLRVIATRPGQGPGHRLISALETGDGRRVLLERGFVAQGGDVTPPQGSLRITGNLHWPREVDSLTPPPDTDNDLWYARDVHAMARELGTEPFLIVARMISGAADPATPWPVDTSSVANDHLQYAITWFSLAAIWLVMTLYLIYRIRQQGKAER, encoded by the coding sequence ATGGCACGAGAAACGAAACGGATCATCGGCGCGCTGGTCCTGGGGGTGCTCGGGGTGGGGGTCCTGCTGGCCCTGGGGGGCTGGCAGCTGCAACGCCTGGAGTGGAAGACCGAGGTTCTGACCCAGATGGAGGCCCAGATCTCCGGCGAGCCGCAATCCCTGCCGGACCGGGCTCTGCCGGAGCGGGACCGCTTTCTGCCCGTCGCGGTGGAGGGGCAGCTGGGCGACCGGGTGCTGCGAGTTATCGCTACGCGGCCGGGGCAGGGGCCCGGACATCGCCTGATCTCCGCGCTTGAGACCGGGGACGGGCGGCGGGTGCTGCTGGAACGCGGCTTCGTGGCGCAGGGCGGCGACGTAACCCCGCCGCAGGGCAGCCTGCGCATCACCGGCAATCTGCATTGGCCACGAGAGGTCGACAGCCTGACCCCGCCCCCCGACACCGACAACGACCTGTGGTATGCGCGCGACGTGCATGCCATGGCGCGGGAGCTGGGCACCGAACCATTCCTGATCGTGGCGCGCATGATCTCCGGGGCGGCCGATCCCGCCACGCCCTGGCCTGTAGACACCTCCAGCGTGGCCAACGATCACCTGCAATACGCGATCACCTGGTTCTCCCTGGCGGCGATCTGGCTGGTCATGACCCTCTATCTGATCTATCGCATCCGGCAGCAGGGAAAGGCTGAGCGATGA
- the coxB gene encoding cytochrome c oxidase subunit II produces the protein MRFLKLLPALLAFLAALPASAQDGLETVGKPISGGMGFQPATTELARDLQWLDGMILVIITAIVIFVCGLLLFVILRYNRRANPTPKTFTHNSPLEIAWTIVPIVILLFIGVFSLPTLFKQQIIPDGDIHIKVTGYQWYWGYEYTDHEFAFDSFLLPKEELAANGFAEDEYLLATDTSVVVPVGKTVVMTVTGADVIHSWTVPSFGVKQDAVPGRLAQLWFKPEKEGIYFGQCSELCGKDHAYMPITVKVVSEEAYAEWLDGAIADYAGTPRSYDIAAR, from the coding sequence ATGCGATTTCTCAAACTCCTGCCGGCCCTGCTGGCGTTCCTTGCCGCCCTTCCCGCCTCTGCGCAGGATGGGCTGGAAACCGTCGGCAAACCGATCTCGGGCGGCATGGGCTTTCAGCCGGCCACGACCGAACTGGCCCGCGATCTGCAATGGCTGGACGGGATGATCCTGGTGATCATCACCGCGATCGTCATTTTCGTCTGCGGGCTGCTTCTGTTCGTGATCCTGCGTTACAACCGCCGCGCCAACCCGACACCCAAGACCTTTACCCATAATTCGCCGCTGGAAATCGCATGGACCATCGTGCCCATCGTGATCCTGCTGTTCATCGGTGTCTTTTCGCTGCCGACGCTGTTCAAGCAGCAGATCATCCCGGACGGCGACATCCACATCAAGGTTACCGGCTACCAATGGTACTGGGGCTACGAATACACCGACCACGAATTCGCCTTTGACAGCTTCCTGCTGCCCAAGGAAGAGCTGGCAGCGAACGGCTTTGCCGAGGATGAGTACCTGCTGGCCACCGACACCTCCGTCGTCGTGCCCGTGGGCAAGACCGTGGTGATGACCGTCACCGGCGCCGACGTGATCCACTCCTGGACCGTGCCGTCCTTCGGCGTGAAGCAGGACGCCGTTCCGGGCCGTCTGGCACAGCTGTGGTTCAAGCCAGAGAAAGAAGGCATCTACTTCGGCCAGTGTTCCGAACTCTGCGGCAAGGACCACGCCTACATGCCCATCACCGTCAAGGTGGTCAGCGAGGAGGCCTATGCCGAATGGCTGGACGGGGCGATTGCCGATTACGCCGGCACGCCGCGCAGCTACGATATCGCCGCCAGGTAA
- a CDS encoding cytochrome c oxidase assembly protein encodes MDRKTKTVAQTAGVVVLMGSLAWASVPLYDLFCRVTGFGGVTQVSDGTGVEPLDQTIKIRFDASVDRDMPWSFKPVQREMELKIGETGLAFYEAHNPTDRVVAGTASYNVTPYDAGGFFTKIDCFCFTEQVLQPGETVEMPVTFYVDPEIVSDRDAKYVHTITLGYTFYETDLPAAAAQQAALADDGKTDLN; translated from the coding sequence ATGGATCGCAAGACAAAAACCGTAGCGCAGACTGCCGGGGTGGTGGTATTGATGGGCTCTCTGGCCTGGGCCTCCGTGCCGCTGTACGATCTGTTCTGCCGGGTGACCGGCTTCGGCGGCGTGACCCAGGTCTCCGACGGGACCGGCGTTGAACCACTGGACCAGACGATCAAGATCCGGTTCGACGCCTCTGTCGACCGCGACATGCCGTGGAGCTTCAAACCCGTGCAGCGGGAGATGGAGCTGAAGATCGGAGAGACGGGGCTGGCCTTCTACGAGGCGCACAACCCCACCGATCGGGTGGTCGCCGGGACCGCCAGCTACAACGTCACCCCCTATGACGCGGGCGGCTTCTTCACCAAGATCGATTGCTTCTGCTTTACCGAACAGGTCTTGCAGCCGGGCGAAACGGTGGAGATGCCGGTGACTTTCTACGTCGATCCCGAAATCGTCAGTGACAGGGACGCAAAGTACGTCCATACGATCACGCTGGGATACACATTCTACGAAACCGATCTTCCCGCGGCGGCTGCTCAGCAGGCGGCCCTGGCCGACGACGGGAAGACGGACCTAAACTGA
- the dprA gene encoding DNA-processing protein DprA: MDWLRLLRSRRVGVQTFYRLLREYGTARDALAALPGVAERAGVSGYVACPPGVAHAELRAAQKVGARMICLGGSDYPAALTEIDDPPPILWAIGDPALLTRTCIAVVGARNASSLGTRMARDLSGDLSGRGYVIVSGLARGVDTAAHLAALPGGTVAIMAGGVDRVYPAENAQLFHDIGATGLRLSEQPMGLSPMARHFPRRNRLISGLSQAVLVVEAAAKSGSLITARLALDQGREVLAVPGHPFDARAGGCNMLIRDGAPLIRNAQDVAEALPTFAPDAMHIPAHPPARIPTAPDDTATAALPDDRTHPTPPAAEATAAEATALGPRSGHRSGRQLPHPAQQPPPDSRRGAGGRRPAGGQADLPLAASAHPDRPRRPPARPATRLAPHAAAPSVPPDDGPTSEVTALQGRILRCLGPSPLAEDQLIRDLSLPARAVTPAITDMELAGLLRREPGGLVVLTARAGLGPPPSA; encoded by the coding sequence TTGGATTGGCTCCGTCTCTTGCGCTCTCGTCGGGTCGGGGTGCAGACCTTCTACCGGCTTCTTCGTGAGTATGGCACGGCGCGCGATGCCTTGGCGGCCCTGCCCGGCGTCGCCGAACGGGCGGGCGTATCGGGATACGTGGCCTGCCCTCCCGGCGTGGCCCATGCCGAACTGCGCGCGGCGCAGAAGGTCGGTGCCCGAATGATCTGCCTGGGCGGATCGGACTACCCGGCCGCGCTGACGGAAATCGACGACCCGCCGCCGATCCTGTGGGCCATTGGCGATCCTGCGCTGCTGACCCGGACCTGCATCGCGGTGGTGGGCGCGCGCAACGCCTCCTCCCTCGGGACGCGCATGGCGCGGGATCTGTCGGGTGACCTTTCGGGGCGCGGCTACGTGATCGTGTCGGGGCTGGCACGCGGCGTGGACACCGCCGCCCACCTGGCCGCCCTGCCAGGCGGGACCGTGGCGATCATGGCCGGGGGCGTGGACCGCGTCTACCCCGCGGAGAATGCGCAGCTGTTCCACGATATCGGCGCCACGGGCCTGCGCCTGTCCGAACAGCCGATGGGGCTGTCGCCGATGGCCCGGCATTTCCCGCGGCGCAATCGCCTGATCTCCGGCCTGTCCCAGGCCGTCCTGGTGGTGGAGGCGGCAGCAAAATCCGGCAGCCTGATCACTGCGCGCCTGGCCCTTGACCAGGGGCGGGAAGTCCTGGCCGTCCCCGGTCATCCTTTCGACGCGCGCGCGGGGGGCTGCAACATGCTGATCCGCGACGGCGCCCCCCTGATCCGGAACGCACAGGACGTGGCAGAGGCGCTGCCGACCTTCGCCCCGGACGCCATGCATATACCGGCACATCCGCCGGCACGGATCCCGACGGCCCCGGACGACACCGCCACCGCGGCTCTGCCCGACGACCGCACACACCCGACGCCCCCAGCGGCGGAGGCCACGGCGGCGGAGGCCACGGCGCTTGGCCCGCGCTCCGGACACCGGTCCGGCCGCCAATTGCCCCACCCCGCCCAACAACCACCGCCCGATAGCCGGCGCGGCGCGGGGGGACGACGCCCCGCCGGCGGCCAGGCGGACCTGCCGCTGGCCGCCTCTGCTCACCCCGATCGTCCGCGCCGCCCGCCCGCACGACCCGCCACCCGACTTGCGCCGCACGCGGCCGCTCCCTCTGTCCCGCCGGACGATGGCCCCACGTCGGAGGTGACGGCCCTCCAGGGGCGCATCCTGCGATGCCTGGGCCCGTCTCCACTGGCGGAGGATCAGCTGATCCGGGATCTCTCCCTTCCCGCACGGGCGGTGACACCGGCGATCACGGACATGGAATTGGCCGGGTTGCTGCGCCGTGAGCCGGGCGGATTGGTGGTTCTGACCGCGCGGGCCGGCCTCGGGCCGCCGCCGTCGGCCTGA
- the tldD gene encoding metalloprotease TldD, with protein sequence MPDAEFRPFETMLDQEAALAVLRETVAGGDDGELFLERRRSEVLQLDDGRIRNASYDATEGFGLRAVRGEVAGFAHSTEITEAALRRAAATARLAVGDGGGSMAPGPRPTNTRLYADLDPIAQQEFPVKVDTLREIDAFARDLDPRVVQVSAVIAASCQEVEILRPEGTLVRDVRPMTRVNVSVSVEANGQRQTGTAGGGGRLGLDGLIDPVDWQAKTREALRIALVNLEAVPAPAGIMDVTLGAGWPGVMLHEAVGHGLEGDFNRKGSSAFSGLVGQQVAARGVTVLDDGTIPDRRGSITIDDEGTPSGRNVLIEDGVLVGYMQDRQNARLMGVDPTGNGRRESHAHAPMPRMTNTYMMGGDATPEEVIGGMTDGIHAVGFGGGQVDITSGKFVFSCTEAYLVKNGRRVAPVKGATLIGDGPTAMKNIRALGNDMALDPGIGNCGKAGQWVPVGVGQPTVLIGGLTVGGSAT encoded by the coding sequence ATGCCAGACGCGGAATTCCGTCCTTTCGAGACCATGCTGGATCAGGAGGCCGCCCTTGCGGTCCTGCGCGAGACGGTCGCAGGGGGCGATGACGGAGAATTGTTCCTGGAACGTCGCAGATCCGAAGTGTTGCAATTGGATGACGGCCGGATCCGCAATGCCAGCTACGACGCGACCGAGGGATTCGGCCTGCGCGCCGTGCGCGGAGAGGTCGCGGGCTTCGCCCATTCGACCGAGATCACCGAAGCCGCCCTGCGCCGCGCCGCCGCCACCGCGCGGCTGGCCGTAGGCGATGGCGGCGGCAGCATGGCGCCGGGCCCCCGGCCGACGAACACGCGTCTCTATGCCGATCTGGACCCGATCGCGCAGCAGGAATTCCCGGTAAAGGTCGACACCCTGCGCGAGATCGACGCCTTTGCCCGCGACCTGGATCCGCGCGTGGTGCAAGTCTCCGCCGTGATCGCCGCCTCCTGCCAGGAGGTCGAGATCCTGCGCCCCGAAGGGACGCTGGTGCGTGACGTGCGTCCGATGACCCGCGTCAATGTCTCGGTCAGCGTGGAGGCCAATGGCCAGCGCCAGACCGGCACCGCCGGGGGCGGCGGGCGCCTGGGGCTGGACGGGTTGATTGATCCCGTCGACTGGCAGGCCAAAACGCGGGAGGCGCTGCGAATCGCACTGGTCAACCTGGAGGCCGTGCCCGCCCCCGCCGGCATCATGGACGTGACGCTGGGTGCCGGCTGGCCCGGCGTGATGCTGCACGAGGCCGTGGGTCACGGGCTGGAAGGCGATTTCAACCGCAAGGGCTCCTCCGCCTTTTCCGGGCTGGTGGGCCAGCAGGTCGCGGCGCGCGGCGTCACGGTGCTGGACGATGGCACGATCCCGGATCGTCGCGGTTCCATCACCATTGATGACGAGGGCACGCCCTCGGGCCGCAATGTGCTGATCGAGGACGGCGTGCTGGTCGGCTATATGCAGGACCGCCAGAACGCCCGCCTGATGGGGGTGGACCCCACCGGCAACGGCCGCCGCGAAAGCCACGCCCACGCACCGATGCCCCGCATGACCAACACCTACATGATGGGCGGCGACGCCACCCCGGAAGAGGTCATCGGGGGCATGACGGACGGGATCCATGCCGTGGGCTTCGGCGGCGGGCAGGTGGATATCACCTCGGGCAAGTTCGTCTTCTCCTGCACCGAGGCCTACCTCGTCAAGAACGGCCGCCGCGTCGCTCCGGTCAAGGGCGCGACCCTGATCGGCGACGGCCCCACGGCGATGAAGAACATCCGCGCCCTGGGCAACGACATGGCGCTGGACCCCGGCATCGGCAATTGCGGCAAGGCCGGGCAATGGGTGCCGGTGGGCGTCGGCCAGCCGACCGTCCTGATCGGCGGTCTGACCGTCGGCGGTTCGGCCACGTGA
- a CDS encoding cytochrome c oxidase subunit 3 encodes MAHEKNHDYHILPPSIYPFLGSVGAFIMLFGAVMWMAESGPWMFLVGLLIVLYTMFGWWRETVLENNAGDHTPVVQIGLRYGVILFIMSEVMFFVVWFWNFFKNAIYPMGPESPIRDGVWPPAGIETFDPWHLPLINTLILLCSGAAATWAHHALVHEENREDMKWGLIIAIGLGVIFTFFQAYEYSHAAFGFSGNIYGATFFMATGFHGAHVIIGTIFLFICLMRVYAGHFTAKNHIGFEAAAWYWHFVDVVWLFLFVAVYIWGG; translated from the coding sequence ATGGCGCACGAGAAGAACCACGATTATCATATTCTGCCCCCGTCGATCTATCCATTCCTGGGATCGGTTGGCGCATTCATCATGCTGTTCGGCGCGGTGATGTGGATGGCGGAAAGCGGCCCCTGGATGTTCCTGGTCGGTCTGCTGATCGTCCTTTACACCATGTTCGGCTGGTGGCGCGAAACCGTGCTGGAAAACAATGCCGGCGATCACACCCCGGTGGTCCAGATCGGGCTGCGTTACGGCGTGATTCTGTTCATCATGTCCGAGGTGATGTTCTTTGTCGTCTGGTTCTGGAACTTCTTCAAGAACGCGATCTACCCGATGGGCCCCGAAAGCCCGATCCGCGACGGCGTCTGGCCGCCCGCCGGGATCGAGACCTTCGACCCCTGGCACCTGCCGCTGATCAACACGCTGATCCTGCTGTGCTCCGGCGCGGCGGCGACCTGGGCGCACCATGCGCTGGTGCACGAGGAAAACCGTGAAGACATGAAATGGGGCCTGATCATCGCGATCGGCCTCGGCGTGATCTTCACCTTCTTCCAGGCCTATGAATACAGCCACGCCGCCTTTGGCTTCTCCGGCAACATCTACGGGGCGACGTTCTTCATGGCGACGGGCTTCCACGGCGCGCATGTGATCATCGGGACGATCTTCCTGTTTATCTGCCTGATGCGGGTCTACGCCGGGCATTTCACCGCGAAGAACCACATCGGGTTCGAGGCTGCCGCCTGGTACTGGCACTTCGTCGACGTGGTCTGGCTGTTCCTCTTCGTGGCCGTCTACATCTGGGGCGGCTGA